In the genome of Mixta calida, the window TGCTGGCGGTTTCATCACCGTCCCGCACCGTGACGATAATCGACGTCGGGCCTTGCTCAAGCCGGGCGTCATTAGGAACGGTCAGCGCCCAGGTATCCCCAAAAACGTTCGTGACATAGATCTCATGGCCCAGTTGAACCCAGATTTCGCTGTTATTGTCGACGTTGGCGACTTTACCGCTGAGGTGCAGTTTATAGGCCGATATCTCTTCCTGTGAGATCAGCGAACCCTGACGCAGCGAGTCAAGCGTGATAGTGGGCGCCAGCTCTGGATCGCCGCCGGTGATAATGTCGATATTTCGGCTGTCGGACAGAGCGCCGTTGCCCAGCTGCGCTTTTACCTCGACGTCGCCGGAGCCTAACGTTTGAAGCGTGGAAGCCGGGATAGTGACGCTCCACTCGCCGTAATTGCCCGTTCTGCCGGTAAACGTCTGGCCAGGCAGCGCGCCCGGAAATGTAACGCTGACGAGCTCTCCTGCCGCGACATTAAGACTGGCGCCGGAAATAATTAAATCGGTCTGACTTTCCCGCGCGCTGATAACGTCATCGGTGGAAACCGCGCCGATGGCGATGCGCGGTTCGGTAGAGGAAAAAATATCGTCCAGCCTGATCGTCCGCTCCAGGGAGGTCGTCTCGCCCAGATAATTGGTCGTAATCACCTGCAACCGGTATTCGCCTGGAGAAAGCGCCATCAAATCAGCAACGGAGACGGGTACATGCCATTTGCCTTCCTCATCGACACGCGGCTGATAGTTTTTTGTGCCAAAAACGACCGCCACCACGGTGCCCGGTGTCACGTTAATGGCGGTACCGGAAAGCAACGCCGGGAACATGGCCCACTGCTCATCATCAATCGCAAAGTTGTTATAAGGAGGATCGATAGTCAGGTACGGCGCCGTCGCCGTTTTGGCCACGATAAATTCACGTACGACGGTGGCGGTTTCATTCACATCCTGCACCCAGGCCGTAATGGCCGCCGAGCCATTCTGCAATGTCGCCAGATCGCCAGCGGGAATGGTGGTTTGCCAGTGGTGATTTTTGACCGTTGCCGCGTAGATATCATCGCCCAGCTGAACCCATACCTGACTGCCGTTCGGCACGTTGTCGACGGTGCCGCTGACGATCAGGCCGCTTTGTCGTTCGACGGCAGTCAGCACGTCGTCGCTGGTGATGCTGTTAAGGGTGATTTCCGCCGCGCAGGGCGTCGCATGACCTTTCGTGACGGTAAAGGTACGGTCGATAAGGGTACGTGAGCCGTCATAATCGGCCACCGCCATCACGCTGATGGTATGCTCGCCGGGCGTCAGCGTTTTCAGCACTTCCGGGGGCAGCGTCAGGTGCCAGCTGCCGTTGGCGTCAATCGGCACCTGCCAGCTTTTCCCTTCCAGCATCACGGTAACCAGCGAGCCTTTCTCCGCGAACTCCGTCAGGCCGGAGATGACCTGACCATGGGTTTTTTCCCGGCCGGTCAGCACATCGTTGCCCGCTATCGGACCGATGCCGACACCCGCCGCCGCGCCGTTGCTCATATCCGGAATTTCGACGGTGCGCGTCAGCTCAGTGGTTTTGCCGGAACGGTTAGTGACGCTGATGGTTAGCTGGCGCTCCACCTCCAGCAGCGAGGTAATGGCGGAAGGCGGGATGGGCAGGCTCCAGTCGCCGTTTTTATCAACGCGCGCCTGCCACGTATGGTCTTCCAGCGTCACCGTCACCAGCGCGCCGGGCTCAACATGACGCGCGGTGCCGAAGAGCAGCGCCGGAGAATAGTAATCGGCGGGGTTGGTCGCGCGGAAGCCATCTTCGAACAACGGTTCGACGGTCAGCGTGGGGGTTTAACCCCGCCACGTCCACAACCATAATGTTTACCAGAGGTGTGTTTGCTCATGATTATCGTCTCGTATGCAGGGTTAAGGTTGGACGAGCGATATCAGATATAATCAAGCATGCATGCGCAGGCACGGTTTTTTTCGTGGACGACCTTGATGAAATAAAGGGTTTATTTAACAAGTCATTCCGCTGATAAACAGAGAGAATAAACAGGAATGATTGTTTTTTAGCCGAAAAAAAGCGGACGCTTCAGCCATGAATGGCGTGACTGACGAAGCGATAATATAGGAATTTTCTCACGACATCTTAAGGCGTTTCGGCAGATAACTCCCCTGTCGAAGCAGGGCGGTTCAGGTTTACGCCGGCATCAGGTTGTGGCTCAGGAAGTTGTTTATATTGCGCTGTGTCGCTTACAGCGCATATTTTGCCGCCTGTTTTTCAAACCAGGCTTCCGGCACATTGTAAGGTCGCTGTTGCAGCTGGGCGATGCCCTGTTCAATGGTCGCCTGCGCCTGGCGCCAGAGTTCCGCGCTGCCTTCACGCAGCAGCGTAATCTGCACCTGCTTCTCCACCAGGTAGATGCGGGCGAAGTGCGGATCGTACTGCACAATGGCGCGGGTATTATCAATAATGTCCGCCAGCTTAATGGTCTGCGCGTCGGGCGAGGCGTCGGCGGTATGACGGAAATGCGCCACCTTGCGCGCGGCACGGTTTTTCGCCTGCGGCTGTTTTTTATCGGTCAGCATGCTGACCAGTTCGGCGACTTCAGGGCCAAACTGCTGCGCAATATCCTCAAGGGTGGCGCCGGTATCTTCTACCGTGTCGTGCAGCCAGGCGGCGGCCAGCATGTTTTCATCATCGGTGACGCTGCGCACCAGCTCAACCACGGCGGCGGGATGAACGATATAGGGCTCATCCGTATATTTGCGCCGCTGGCCGGCGGCGGCGTGGATTTCTGTCGCAAAGCGTCTTGCCCGTTCTTCCAGTGACTGCATAGATTTCTCCCCTGCTCTGGTTAAATATTGCTTGCAATTATGTAGTACGCTATTTATATTGTCACGCATGAGTACACATCAAGATGACAAAAAAGCGCCGGGCGCGCCACTGCTGCTGGATAACCAGTTCTGCTTCGCCCTTTACTCAGCCAATCTGGCGATGCATAAACTTTATCGCCAACTGCTGACGCAGCTCGACATCACCTATCCGCAATATCTGGTGATGCTGGTGCTGTGGGAGCGCGATGACGTTACGGTCTCCGATATCGGCGAGCGTTTGTTTCTCGACTCCGCCACGCTGACGCCGCTGTTGAAACGGCTGGAGGCGGCGGGGCTGGTGTCACGCCAGCGCTCGCGGCAGGATGAGCGCCAGGTGGTGGTCACGCTGACGGAGCAAGGCCGCGCGCTACGCGAAAAAGCGTTAAGCATTCCTGAATCGGTTATTTGCGCCTCGGACTGCGATGTCGAGACGTTACAGACCCTTAAGGGCCAGCTTGATCGGCTGCGGGATAATCTGGTTCGCTAGTCCTGTTGTCCAGCCACTGGACAGAGTGGCTGAACAAACTAACCTTTTTAATGTCGTACTAATTAAATCGTTCGCTATTTAATTGTGAATAAACAAACAGGAAGGGGATTTATATGTCATTAGAAAAAGTCATCTATCGTGCAAAAGCAAAAGCTACGGGTGGACGTGATGGCCGCGCCACCTCTTCTGACGGCGTACTGGACGTGAAGCTGGGCGTACCGAAAGAGATGGGCGGCGCCGGCGGCGAAGTCACTAACCCAGAACAGCTGTTCGCCGCTGGTTATTCCGCCTGCTTCCTGGGCGCGATGAAGTTCGTCGCCTCGCGTGACAAAATCGCCATGCCGAAAGAGGCCTTTATCGAAGGCGAGGTGGGCATTGGTCCGCTACCGACCGGTTTTGGCATTGAAGCTACGCTGAATATTCATCTGCCAGGCATGGACCAGGCGGAAGCGCAGAAGCTGGTCGACGCCGCGCATATCGTTTGTCCTTACTCTAACGCCACCCGCGACAACATCGACGTGACTCTGAATATCATCAACGCCTGATATCCCGCCGCGCGCGTTCTGACGCGCGGCTTTCCCTCTCTCTGGCTATCAAACTGTGCGTTTTCTCGTCACGATGGCGAAATTTCGCTGATCCTGATGCCTGACTGTGGTTTACTGCCCACGCTCCACCGGAAAAGGTTCCTTTTTCCGTTCAGAATCCTCTTGTTCATCACGCTGTGAGAATAATGCGATTGTCGGTAAGAACTCTGGCGCAGCGGAGCGGTCTGAATATCGTTTGTAAAGCATATGTTGCGCCGGGAATAAAGAAGGTCGAATGAATTATATAAAATCACTCACTCAGCAAAAGCTGTCTCTTTTGCTGTCGCTCTACATTGGCATTTTGTTGAATTTGCCCATATTTTACCGCCGATTTGATCCATTTCTGAATAAATCCACGCTCACTGACTGGCTGTCGGCCGGGGCGGAAGTCATGGCTATCGTTCTGCTGACTTTCTTCCTGATGCGTCTGCTGTCGCTGGGCGGCAAGCTGTTTTATCGTATTCTCGCTACCGTGCTGGTGCTGATCTCGGTGGCCGCCGCCTACTATATGGCCTTTTTCAACGTGGTGATCGGCTACGGCATCGTGGCTTCGGTGATGACCACCGATATCGATCTCTCGAAAGAGGTAGTGGGCTATCAGTTTGTACTGTGGATGGTGCTGGTCAGCGCGCTGCCGCTGCTGATGATCTGGCGCAACCGCCTGCGCATGACGCTGATTGAACAGTTAAAAACGCCGGGACAGCGTCTGAAGCCGTTGGGCATTATGCTGCTGGCGGTCGTGCTGGTGTGGCTGCCGATCCGCTATTTCGACAAGCTGCAAAAAGCGAATGAAGAGATCACCAATATCGACCTGCCGAGCTATGGCGGCGTGGTGGCGCACTCTTATCTGCCTTCCAACTGGCTGTCGGCGCTGGGCCTGTTCACCTGGACGCACCTTGATGAAGCGGTGGACGGGCAGGAGCTGCTGGACCCGGCGAAGAAATTCACTTACGTGGCGCCGCCGGGCATCGACGACACCTACGTGGTGTTCGTGATCGGCGAGACCACCCGCTGGGATCATATGGGACTGCTGGGCTACGAGCGCGACACCACGCCGAAGCTTTCCCATGAGAAAAACGTGGTGGCATTCCGCGGCGAATCGTGCGACACCGCCACCAAGCTCTCGCTGCGCTGCATGTTTGTGCGCGAAGGCGGCACTATGGATAATCCGGGCCGCACGCTGAAAGAAGAGAACGTTTTCGCGGTGCTGAAATCGCTGGGCTTTAGCTCTGAGCTGTTCGCCATGCAGAGCGAAGTCTGGTTTTACGACAACAGTCATGCGGATAACTTCGCCTTCCGCGAGCAGATCGGCTCTGAGCGCCGCAATCAGGGCAAGCCGGTTGACGATATGCTTTTGATCCCGGAACTGAAGGCGTCGCTCGATCGTCATCCGAACGGCAAACATCTGGTGGTGCTGCATACCAAAGGCTCGCACTATCTTTATTCCCAGCGCTATCCGCGCAGCTACGCGCGCTATACGCCGGAGTGTATGGGCGTAGATGATAAGTGCAGCAAGGCGCAGCTGATTAACGCCTTCGATAACTCGGTGCTTTATACCGACAGTGTGCTGGACAGCGTCTATGACCAGCTGCGCGACAAGAAGGCGATCGTCTTCTATGCCGCCGACCACGGTGAGTCGATCAGCGATAATATGCACCTGCACGGCACGCCGCGCGACATGGCGCCGCCGGAGCAGTTCCGCGTGCCGATGATCGTCTGGGCGTCCGACAGCTGGCTGGCGGATGGGCGCAACAAGCAGGCGTTTGAACGTTTACAGGCGCAGCAGCGCGTAGGAAAAACCCATCGCCATGTTGAACTGTTTGATACCCTTCTCGGCTGCCTGGGTTACACCTCGCCGGACGGCGGCATTAAAGCGGACAACAACTGGTGTCAGGCGCCTGCCGCCGGCGCGGTAAGCAAAAGCTAATCCCGCGGCTGGCGCGCCGCCGACGTGAATGCTTTTCAGCCAGTTGACGCGCTCAACGTGAAAAAGTCATTGACGCCTGGCGGCGACCTCAGTAAGATGCGCCCCCATCGGCGAGTAGCGCAGCCTGGTAGCGCAACACGTTCGGGACGTGTGGGTCGGAGGTTCAAATCCTCTCTCGCCGACCAAATTCCCAACCCCAGACAGCAATGACTGGGGTTTTTGCGTTTTAGCGCCGGTCAATGCGCCCGGCATTTTACCTCCCGCCTTCTCGCCTGGATGGGTCAGATATATCTTACCGTTATGGTTTTTCTTTCCGACATAACTTCTTCTTTTATCCAGCTCGCATGCGCAATCGCCTTTAACCGTTATTAATCGCCCTCTCAAAGGAATAAGGCGCGCCCAGCCTGAGATCGAATCTTATTTCGCGTCACATCCTTCCTCTGTCCGATTGTTGCCCGTCGCTGATTTCCTGCGCCACAGGCGTAGCATTTTTTGCTGTTACTCAGGCTTAACAGCCATCAAATCGTTCAGTTATTCAGCGTTCAACGATAAATTTTAAAGGTTTTTTCGCCGTCGAACCCACTGCGACGCTCGCTTTTTACCCGTTTTTTATCGGGCTAATCCGTTAAGAGATGAATTATTCAGCTGTTTTTGTTAGTGGAAGGTTTTTTTTATGTTTGCTTGCTGTTTCTCACACTCTGTGTAAATACCTGACATCTGTATTGACGTGCTTGCAATCTGTTGACAAATTGATGTTTCACCGAGGTAAGGGAAGCGGATTCTTCTGATAGATTTCTTACTGTCAGAGTCAACAAACCCTCACTTATCTCCTGATGCCTTCGGGCAGCTCGCACCGACCGCACAAAAAAAACAGAGGCCGGGCACACGCGCAAACACACATCACACATTGGAGCATAAGCATGAGTATTTCCTTGGCTAAATCAGGGGTGCTAAAGGTTGGTCTGAGCCTGATCGCAATGACCGTGGCCGCCAGCGTTCAGGCTAAGACTCTGGTCTATTGTTCAGAAGGCTCGCCGGAAGGATTTAACCCGCAGCTGTTCACGTCCGGCACCACCTATGACGCCAGTTCGCGCCAGGTTTACAACCGTTTGGTGGAGTTCACTATCGGCACGACGGAACTGCATCCGGCGCTGGCTGAGAAGTGGGACGTCAGCGAAGACGGCAAAACCTATACCTTTCACCTGCGTAAAGGGGTGAAATGGCACACGACAAAAGATTTCAAGCCGACCCGCGACTTCAATGCGGATGATGTGGTGTTCACCTTCGAGCGTCAGCTCGACAAGAACAACAAATATCATGGCGTTTCCGGCGGCAACTACGAATACTTTGAAGGCATGGATATGCCGAACCTGATCAGCAAGATCGAGAAGGTGGACGACTATACCGTGCGTTTCACTCTGACGCGTCAGGAAGCGCCGTTCCTTGCCGACCTCGGCATGGATTTCGCCTCGATTCTGTCAGCGGAATATGCCGACAAGATGCTTCAGGCGGGCACGCCGGAGAAAGTGGACCTGAACCCGGTCGGCACCGGCCCGTTCCAGCTGCTGCAATACCAGAAAGATTCCCGCATCCTGTATAAAGCCAACGCCGAATACTGGGGCACCAAGCCGAAAGTCGACCGCCTGGTCTTCTCTATCACGCCGGACGCCTCGGTGCGCTACGCCAAGCTGCAAAAAGGCGAGTGCCAGGTCATGCCGTATCCAAACCCGGCGGATATCGCGCGCATGAAGCAGGATAAAAACATCAACCTGATGGAGCAGCCTGGCCTGAACGTCGGCTATCTCTCCTTCAACGTTGAGAAAAAACCGCTGGATAACCTCAAAGTGCGTCAGGCGCTGACGATGGCGGTCAATAAGAAAGCGATCATCGACGCCGTCTATCAGGGCGCTGGCCAGTCGGCGAAGAACCTGATCCCGCCGACCATGTGGGGCTACAACGACGCGGTGCAGGATTACCCTTACGATCCGGCTAAGGCCAAAGAACTGCTGAAAGAAGCGGGCATGGCCGACGGCTTCTCTATCGACCTGTGGGCGATGCCGGTACAGCGTCCTTACAACCCGAACGCGCGCCGTATGGCGGAGATGATTCAGGCTGACTGGGCGAAAATCGGCGTGAAAGCCAAAATCGTTACCTACGAGTGGGGCGAGTACCTGAAGCGCGCCAAAGATGGCGAACATCAGACGGTGATGATGGGCTGGACCGGCGACAATGGGGATCCGGATAACTTCTTCGCCACGCTGTTCAGCTGCGCGGCGGCGAAAGACGGCTCCAACTATTCACGCTGGTGCGACAAGTCATTTGAAGATTTGATTCAGCCTGCCCGTGCGACGGACGACCATCAGAAACGTATCGAACTTTACAAGCAGGCTCAGGTAGTGATGCACGATCAAGCGCCCACGCTGATCATCGCGCACTCCACCGTCTATGAGCCGGTCAGTAAAAAAGTGTCCAACTACGTGGTGGATCCACTGGGCGGTCACTACTTCGTTAACGTCGATATCGCTGAATAATCAACGGGGCCGGCAGCCGCTGGCCCGAACTGTCTCGTCGCGATGGCTGCCTGCACAGGTTGCAGGCAGCCATCGCCCGACGGCGATATTTGTGGGCTGAACGCATGTCATCCCCTTTCCCGGACGAAAAAAAGGCTAAGGCGCAACCTGTTGCGTCGCGGTTGGCTTCACGCCATCGCAGGATGTGAGCAAAACTCGCCCAACGCGGCGGGATAAAAACAGAGAAACGGAATATGTTGCAGTTCATACTCCGACGTTTGGGCCTGGTAATCCCAACGTTTATCGGTATTACCCTTTTAACCTTCGCCTTCGTGCATCTGATCCCCGGCGATCCGGTGCTGATCATGGCGGGCGAACGCGGGATCTCCCCGGAACGCCACGCGCAGCTGATGGCCCAGCTGGGTCTCGATCAGCCGATGTGGAAACAGTATCTCACCTATATCAACGGCGTCCTGCACGGCGACCTCGGCATCTCCCTGAAAAGCCGCACCCCGGTATGGGACGAGTTCGTGCCGCGCTTTAAGGCGACGCTGGAGCTGGGCTTCTGCGCCATGCTGTTCGCAATGATCGTCGGCATTCCGGTCGGCGTGCTGGCGGCGGTGAAACGCGGTTCGATTTTCGACCACACTGCGGTCGGCATCTCCCTGACCGGCTATTCGATGCCGATTTTCTGGTGGGGCATCATGCTGATCATGCTGGTCTCGGTGCAGCTCAACCTGACGCCGGTCTCCGGGCGGCTCGGCGACGCGGTGTTCCTTGACGATACCCAGCCGCTGACCGGCTTCGTGCTGATCGATACCCTGCTCTGGGGCGAGGCGGGCGACTTCAAAGATGCGGTGATGCATATGATTCTGCCCGCCATCGTGCTGGGCACCATTCCGCTGGCGGTGATCGTGCGTATGACGCGCTCCTCGATGCTGGAAGTGCTGGGCGAGGACTATATCCGTACCGCGCGCGCCAAAGGGCTGACGCGCATGCGGGTGATTGTGGTCCACGCGCTGCGCAACGCCATGCTGCCGGTGGTGACGGTGATTGGCCTGCAAATCGGCACGCTGCTGGCGGGCGCGATCCTGACCGAAACCATCTTCTCCTGGCCTGGGCTGGGTCGCTGGCTGATCGAAGCGTTGCAGCGTCGTGACTACCCGGTGGTGCAGGGCGGCGTGCTGATGGTCGCCACGTTGATTATCCTGGTTAACCTGCTGGTTGACCTGCTTTACGGCGTGGTTAACCCACGCATCCGACACAAGAAATAAGGGGGCGCCAGCATGTCTGTAGTTGATCCTGGCAGCGTAAGCGCTGCACCCACGCCGATGACCCCTTTCCAGGAATTCTGGCACTACTTTAAACGCAACAAGGGCGCGGTAATCGGCCTGGTCTATATCGTGATTATGGTGCTGGTGGCGGTATTCGCCGGCCTGCTGGCGCCGCACGGCCCGGCGGAACAGTTCCGTGACGCGCTGCTGCATCCGCCGGTCTGGCAGGAGGGCGGCAGCTGGCAATATATCCTCGGCACCGATGACGTGGGCCGCGACGTGCTGTCGCGCCTGATGTACGGCGCGCGCCTGTCGCTGCTGGTGGGCTGTCTGGTGGTGCTGCTGTCGCTGATCCTCGGCGTCATCCTCGGCCTGCTGGCTGGCTACGTCGGCGGCGCGCTCGACGCAGCTATTATGCGTCTGGTGGATATTATGCTGGCGCTGCCGAGCCTGCTGCTGGCGCTGGTGCTGGTGGCGATTTTCGGTCCGTCGATCGTTAACGCCTCGCTGGCGCTGACCTTCGTCGCGCTGCCGCACTATATCCGCCTGACCCGCGCCGCGGTGCTGGTTGAGGTAAACCGCGATTACGTCACCGCCTCCAGCGTGGCGGGCGCTGGCGCGCTGCGTCAGATGTTCGTCAATATTCTGCCGAACTGCCTGGCGCCGCTGATCGTTCAGGCGTCGCTGGGTTTCTCCAACGCGATTCTGGATATGGCCGCGCTGGGCTTTCTCGGTATGGGCGCGCAGCCGCCGACGCCGGAGTGGGGCACCATGCTCTCCGACGTTCTGCAATATGCGCAAAGCGCCTGGTGGGTGGTCACTTTCCCTGGACTGGTGATCCTGCTGACGGTACTGGCGTTTAACCTGATGGGCGATGGCTTGCGTGATGCGCTCGACCCGAAACTCAAGCAGTAAAGAGGCACCGAGATGGCGTTATTGAATATAGAAAAACTGTCGGTGCATTTCGGCGATGAAAAAGCACCGTTCCGCGCGGTTGACCGCATTAGCTACCAGGTCGAACAGGGCCAGGTTGTGGGCATCGTTGGCGAGTCCGGCTCCGGCAAATCGGTCAGCTCGCTGGCGATTATGGGGCTGATCGACTTCCCCGGCCGCGTCATGGCGGACAAACTGGAGTTCAACCAGCGCGACCTGAAGCGCATCTCCGAAAAAGAACGTCGCCAGCTGGTGGGCTCGGAAGTGGCGATGATCTTTCAGGACCCCATGACCAGCCTGAACCCTTGCTACACCGTGGGCTATCAGATCATGGAAGCGATAAAAGTTCACCAGGGCGGCAACCGTCGCACCCGGCGTCAGCGCGCTATCGATCTGCTTAACCAGGTGGGCATTCCCGACCCGGAATCACGTCTTGACGTCTACCCGCATCAGCTTTCCGGCGGGATGAGCCAGCGCGTGATGATCGCCATGGCGATCGCCTGTCGGCCGCGTCTGCTGATCGCCGACGAACCGACCACGGCGCTCGACGTGACCATCCAGGCGCAGATTATTGAGCTGCTGCTGGAGCTGCAAAAGCAGGAGAACATGGCGCTGATCCTGATTACGCACGATCTGGCGCTGGTGGCGGAAGCCGCGCAGCACATTATCGTGATGTACGCCGGGCAGGTGGTGGAGACGGGCAAGGCGAGCGATATCTTTAAGGCGCCGCGCCATCCTTACACCCAGGCGCTGCTGCGCGCCCTGCCGGAGTTCGCAGCGGACAAAGCGCGTCTGGCCTCGCTGCCGGGCGTGGTGCCGGGGAAATATGATCGTCCCCGCGGCTGTCTGCTGAACCCGCGCTGCCCTTATGCCACCGACCATTGCCGTGTGGAAGAACCTGAATTACGTGATATTCCAGGGCGTCAGTCCAAGTGTCACTATCC includes:
- a CDS encoding HD domain-containing protein, producing MQSLEERARRFATEIHAAAGQRRKYTDEPYIVHPAAVVELVRSVTDDENMLAAAWLHDTVEDTGATLEDIAQQFGPEVAELVSMLTDKKQPQAKNRAARKVAHFRHTADASPDAQTIKLADIIDNTRAIVQYDPHFARIYLVEKQVQITLLREGSAELWRQAQATIEQGIAQLQQRPYNVPEAWFEKQAAKYAL
- a CDS encoding MarR family winged helix-turn-helix transcriptional regulator, with the protein product MSTHQDDKKAPGAPLLLDNQFCFALYSANLAMHKLYRQLLTQLDITYPQYLVMLVLWERDDVTVSDIGERLFLDSATLTPLLKRLEAAGLVSRQRSRQDERQVVVTLTEQGRALREKALSIPESVICASDCDVETLQTLKGQLDRLRDNLVR
- a CDS encoding organic hydroperoxide resistance protein, with the translated sequence MSLEKVIYRAKAKATGGRDGRATSSDGVLDVKLGVPKEMGGAGGEVTNPEQLFAAGYSACFLGAMKFVASRDKIAMPKEAFIEGEVGIGPLPTGFGIEATLNIHLPGMDQAEAQKLVDAAHIVCPYSNATRDNIDVTLNIINA
- the eptB gene encoding kdo(2)-lipid A phosphoethanolamine 7''-transferase, coding for MNYIKSLTQQKLSLLLSLYIGILLNLPIFYRRFDPFLNKSTLTDWLSAGAEVMAIVLLTFFLMRLLSLGGKLFYRILATVLVLISVAAAYYMAFFNVVIGYGIVASVMTTDIDLSKEVVGYQFVLWMVLVSALPLLMIWRNRLRMTLIEQLKTPGQRLKPLGIMLLAVVLVWLPIRYFDKLQKANEEITNIDLPSYGGVVAHSYLPSNWLSALGLFTWTHLDEAVDGQELLDPAKKFTYVAPPGIDDTYVVFVIGETTRWDHMGLLGYERDTTPKLSHEKNVVAFRGESCDTATKLSLRCMFVREGGTMDNPGRTLKEENVFAVLKSLGFSSELFAMQSEVWFYDNSHADNFAFREQIGSERRNQGKPVDDMLLIPELKASLDRHPNGKHLVVLHTKGSHYLYSQRYPRSYARYTPECMGVDDKCSKAQLINAFDNSVLYTDSVLDSVYDQLRDKKAIVFYAADHGESISDNMHLHGTPRDMAPPEQFRVPMIVWASDSWLADGRNKQAFERLQAQQRVGKTHRHVELFDTLLGCLGYTSPDGGIKADNNWCQAPAAGAVSKS
- the dppA gene encoding dipeptide ABC transporter periplasmic-binding protein DppA — encoded protein: MSISLAKSGVLKVGLSLIAMTVAASVQAKTLVYCSEGSPEGFNPQLFTSGTTYDASSRQVYNRLVEFTIGTTELHPALAEKWDVSEDGKTYTFHLRKGVKWHTTKDFKPTRDFNADDVVFTFERQLDKNNKYHGVSGGNYEYFEGMDMPNLISKIEKVDDYTVRFTLTRQEAPFLADLGMDFASILSAEYADKMLQAGTPEKVDLNPVGTGPFQLLQYQKDSRILYKANAEYWGTKPKVDRLVFSITPDASVRYAKLQKGECQVMPYPNPADIARMKQDKNINLMEQPGLNVGYLSFNVEKKPLDNLKVRQALTMAVNKKAIIDAVYQGAGQSAKNLIPPTMWGYNDAVQDYPYDPAKAKELLKEAGMADGFSIDLWAMPVQRPYNPNARRMAEMIQADWAKIGVKAKIVTYEWGEYLKRAKDGEHQTVMMGWTGDNGDPDNFFATLFSCAAAKDGSNYSRWCDKSFEDLIQPARATDDHQKRIELYKQAQVVMHDQAPTLIIAHSTVYEPVSKKVSNYVVDPLGGHYFVNVDIAE
- the dppB gene encoding dipeptide ABC transporter permease DppB, which encodes MLQFILRRLGLVIPTFIGITLLTFAFVHLIPGDPVLIMAGERGISPERHAQLMAQLGLDQPMWKQYLTYINGVLHGDLGISLKSRTPVWDEFVPRFKATLELGFCAMLFAMIVGIPVGVLAAVKRGSIFDHTAVGISLTGYSMPIFWWGIMLIMLVSVQLNLTPVSGRLGDAVFLDDTQPLTGFVLIDTLLWGEAGDFKDAVMHMILPAIVLGTIPLAVIVRMTRSSMLEVLGEDYIRTARAKGLTRMRVIVVHALRNAMLPVVTVIGLQIGTLLAGAILTETIFSWPGLGRWLIEALQRRDYPVVQGGVLMVATLIILVNLLVDLLYGVVNPRIRHKK
- the dppC gene encoding dipeptide ABC transporter permease DppC — protein: MSVVDPGSVSAAPTPMTPFQEFWHYFKRNKGAVIGLVYIVIMVLVAVFAGLLAPHGPAEQFRDALLHPPVWQEGGSWQYILGTDDVGRDVLSRLMYGARLSLLVGCLVVLLSLILGVILGLLAGYVGGALDAAIMRLVDIMLALPSLLLALVLVAIFGPSIVNASLALTFVALPHYIRLTRAAVLVEVNRDYVTASSVAGAGALRQMFVNILPNCLAPLIVQASLGFSNAILDMAALGFLGMGAQPPTPEWGTMLSDVLQYAQSAWWVVTFPGLVILLTVLAFNLMGDGLRDALDPKLKQ
- the dppD gene encoding dipeptide ABC transporter ATP-binding protein produces the protein MALLNIEKLSVHFGDEKAPFRAVDRISYQVEQGQVVGIVGESGSGKSVSSLAIMGLIDFPGRVMADKLEFNQRDLKRISEKERRQLVGSEVAMIFQDPMTSLNPCYTVGYQIMEAIKVHQGGNRRTRRQRAIDLLNQVGIPDPESRLDVYPHQLSGGMSQRVMIAMAIACRPRLLIADEPTTALDVTIQAQIIELLLELQKQENMALILITHDLALVAEAAQHIIVMYAGQVVETGKASDIFKAPRHPYTQALLRALPEFAADKARLASLPGVVPGKYDRPRGCLLNPRCPYATDHCRVEEPELRDIPGRQSKCHYPLDDAGRPTYAS